The window ATGTTAGACAAAAACAACGATTTATAAAAGAGTGCAGAGGTAACTGGTGCTAAAACTCTTCAGCAAAAAAGTAGGGGAGAAGAGGTCAGCTCTTTGATAGGATTTTAAAAGGTTCTGCTTTATTTGTGAGACACACTCCAGGATGAAACTGTTCCATAGGGCAAGAGCAAAATGATTAAAGCTACAAAGCACTTCctgctggtccaataaaagttaacCGATTACACGATGGCTTTCTTCCTTACTTTCAACTGCTTCCACAGCCATCCTGACTcatcactgcaaagaaaaacttgGAGCTCTGTAAAAGTAACTAGAACAAGAAGGAGCAGCAAGCTTTGCTGTCAGTTGGTCTACACATAGAAATTACACCAATTAATAACACTAATAACACAGCTGTTTAAGAATGTCCACAGAAGGAGGGGTTGCACTAATTTAACAAAATCAATTTGGAAATATATTTAAATCGATGCAATTTCTGTGGGCAGATTAGGCCTATGTTAAACCACTGCCACTTAAGAAAAGAGGAAACAGGAGCCTTCTTCAGCTCCTATCTATCAAAGCTATCTAGCACAGGCAAAAATAACTTTGCagtgaaggggaagaggaaaacACTGAATGCTGGAGATGTCTTCTCAGCCATGGAGGGAATGGAGTTCCAGAGGTTCACAGCCCTTTTAAAGGAATCATTGGAAGTTTACAGGCATGAGCAAAAAGGCAagaaagaagcaaggaaagacaaaaacaagaaggcagactttgaggaacaaaacaaaagcagggaggaggaagagaatgatGACGATGACGATGATGAAGAACGGCTGAAGGCAGAGGAACAAAATGATGATGAAGAGGAAGATAACTGAGCTTCCTGGAGAGACAGACATGCACATAGGTTGGGCTCTCTTCCTAGGGATATAAATactgtaaataaaaagaaagaatgtCAACAAGAGAAAAGAATAAAACATTCAAGAtatgagagagaagagaacaccaggtgactgggcaacatgCCCAGAACAGTGAACCAAGTTGCAGGAAAGCATCTGCAGAACAAAGAGGACAACAGGGGAGAAGATAACCATACATGAGAGAAGCATGTGCAAGAAAGAAGAGGAGCTAAAGGAACAGAACACttgggagggaaagaaaagaaaggaagaggaTAGTgtaatacttatttttaaaaggacaaaacaTTTGTCACCTTAAAGACAACTAAAATACCAAATACTTTCTTAaattacttttccatgtaagcaattggTGTAGTGGCTCCTCAAGTTACCTCTCTGTGATCCACCCTATGAAAAAAATTGAGAATCCCTGACCTAGAAACTTATTTCACACCATTTGCAGATGAGGTGTAGGAGAAAACAGGACAGACAGGACAGAGCTGAGATTAGAAACCAATCAGCAGATCTGAGTTTAGTTCTTTTGCATATAATAGCACAGAAATTACATGCAACACTTTGGGAAATATGCAATTTTATCTTTCAGCCTAGGTTTCTGTACATAGATATACCTGATTTTCCTTCTTAACTCTGTGAAGTTGTTCCTGCAACCTGTCATTCTCCTGAGCTAATGATTCTCTGTCCCTGCCAGTCTGAGCAAGTTCATCATTGGTTTCATCCAGTTGTTGACGCAATCTGGTGATATCCTCCTCACAGACGCATAGAGCTTCAGTAGACTGTCTATGCAGCATATAAGACAGGATGTAATAAATATTTCaatataacaataataattagcCTAACAAGAGTGATAGATTTCCAAGGAGTCAATGAGTTTCCAAATAAACATTAAACAAAAACAGTTATAAAATAGAAAGTCACATTTAATAAGGTAGTAAACTACAAATAACTTATAATGCATTTTGATTTCAGTGGCTAGTGTGATACAGCAGGGCCAAAGAGCAGAAGGACCTGAAGAAAGGCTACTGGCAAATCCCCCTGCCCGAGGATGCCAAGGAGAAAACCACTTTCTCTCTACTCGACAGCCTCTTCCAATACACCGCCTTCCCTTTCAGACTCCACGGGACCCCCACAACATTCCAAAGACTAATGGACAAATTACTACGACCCCATGCCAAGTACGCCGCTGCCTATTTGGACGACATAGTCAttcatagccctgactgggagaCGGACCTCGGAAAAGTAGAAGTGGTGCTAGATGCTTTTAGACAGATCGGCCTCACCGCCAACCCTCCCAACAGTGTGGTGGGGCTAGATGAGTCAGATACCTCGGGTACGTAGTAGGAAGGGGCTTGTTGAAACTCCAATGGAACAAAGTAGAGGCAATACATGGTTGGCCCTGACTTGTCTTCAAAAAGCAAGTCAGAGCATTTTTAGGGATGGTG of the Gopherus flavomarginatus isolate rGopFla2 chromosome 1, rGopFla2.mat.asm, whole genome shotgun sequence genome contains:
- the LOC127038893 gene encoding DNA polymerase epsilon subunit 3-like, yielding MLNHCHLRKEETGAFFSSYLSKLSSTGKNNFAVKGKRKTLNAGDVFSAMEGMEFQRFTALLKESLEVYRHEQKGKKEARKDKNKKADFEEQNKSREEEENDDDDDDEERLKAEEQNDDEEEDN